GCGGTTCAAGCGGGAATTTCCCGACGCCGCCGTGCCGCTTCAGGCTCCGACCGGCGCCGCCTTCCAGCAGATGCGGCGCAGCTCGCCCAAGATCCTGGCCGTGGCCGGGGCGGTGGTGGTCGCCGTGATCGGCTGGAACGTCTTCCAGCGCCTCAACCGCATCGAGCCGCCGCATCCGTCCGATCTCGTCGCCGTGCCCAGGAACTGGGCCGCCGAGGCCGATGCCGAGGCGGGCCGCCCTCTCTACCTGGGCGCCCCCAGGGCTGCGCCGCCGGACCAGACCACGCCCGCCCTCTACGTCACCCCGGGGCTGGAGGCGGAGCTCACCGGCGTCGACCCCGACGACCCCAACGCGCCGGCGCCGCCCGCGCCGCCGGTGCAGGCCGCCTTCAACCCGCGCGGGGCCATCTACGGGGCCTCGGCCACGGCCTCCCAGGTCATCCTGCAGGCGCGCAAGCCCGCCATCCTGGTGATCCGCCAGGGCGACGGCCGGGTGCTGTTCGCGCGCCAGCTGGCGGCGGGCGAATCCTGGCGGGCGCCGCCGAACGTCGCCGCGACCGTCGACACGCCCGATCCGGCCTCGTTCGACATCTATCTGAACGGCGAGCACGGCGGGGTGCTGACCGCGCCCCAGACGCCGCTAGGGCAGTTGAACAGCCGCGCCCAGGCCGCCGCCCGCCAGTCCGAGGTCCGCGCCGTCGCCGCCGAAACGCGCGCCCGCGCCCCGACGATCGCCCCGGCCGCGCCCTCGGGACCGCAGCCCTACCAGCCTCTTCCCGCGCCCGCGGCGACCCCTGCCGCCGCGCCGCCCGAGGGCTGACCGGGCGATGAATCGTCGCTTCGTGCGCCCCCTGTCGTGGTTTTGCCGCTCTTCCTGCCCTATGTTCCGCCCGTCATGAGCGATAGTTCAGCCCTCGGCCACATCCGTCCCTGGCGCCACATCGAGCGCCGTCAAAGCCGCCAGATCATGGTCGGCTCGGTTCCTGTCGGCGGCGGCGCCCCGATCAGCGTCCAGTCGATGACCAATACGCCGACCGCCGACGCGGCGGCCACGCTGGCGCAGATTCGTCAGCTGGAGGAGGCCGGCGCCGACATCGTGCGCGTCTCCTGCCCGGATGAAGACTCGACGGCGGCCTTCAAGACCATCGCGCGCGCGGCCCGCGTGCCGCTGGTGGCCGACATCCATTTCCACTACCGCCGCGGCATCGAGGCGGCCGAGGCGGGCGCCGCCTGCCTGCGCATCAACCCCGGCAACATCGGCTCGATCGCGCGGGTCAAGGAAGTCGTTCAGGCCGCCCGCGACCACGGCTGCTCCATGCGCATCGGCGTCAACGCTGGGTCGCTGGAGAAGGAGTTGCTGGAGAAATACGGCGAGCCCTGTCCCGACGCCATGGTGGAGAGCGCGCTGAACCACGCCCGCATCCTGCAGGATCTCGACTTCCACGAGTTCAAGATTTCGGTGAAGGCGTCCGACCCCTTCCTGACGGTCGCCGCCTATCAGCAGCTGGCCGAGGCCATCGACTGCCCGCTGCATCTGGGCGTGACCGAGGCGGGCCCCTTGCGCACCGGCACCATCAAGTCGGCCATCGGCATGGGCAACATGCTGTGGGCGGGCATCGGCGACACCATCCGCGTCTCGCTGGCCGCCGATCCGGTCGAGGAGATCAAGGTCGGCTTCGACATCCTGAAGTCGCTGGGCCTGCGCCACCGGGGGGTGAACATCATCGCCTGCCCGTCCTGCGCGCGTCAGGGCTTCAACGTCATCGAGACGGTGGCGATCCTGGAAGAAAAGTTGGCCCACGTCTCCACCGCCATGTCGCTGTCGATCATCGGCTGCGTCGTCAACGGCCCGGGCGAGGCCCTCTACACCGACGTCGGCTTCACCGGCGGCGGGGCGGGCTCGGGCATGCTGTATCTGAACGGCAAGATCGCCCACAAGCAGGCCAACGACGGCATGATCGACGAGATCGTCGCCCAGGTCGAAGCCAAGGCCGCCGAGCTGGACGCCGCCCGCGCCGCTCAGGCCGCCGCTCTTAAAGCCGCCGAGTAGTCATGAAGCTCTACATCACCACCCCGTCGCCCTTCGCGCGCAAGGTCCGCATCGTCGCGCGTGAAAAGGGCCTGTCCGAGCGGATCGAGGAGATCGTCGTCGATCCTTACGGCAATGCGCCCGAACTGCTGGCGACCAATCCGGTGGTGCAGGTCCCGACCCTGGTGGCCGAGGACGGCCTGGCTGTGACCGACAGCCCGGTCATCTGCGAATATCTGGACGCCCTGGGCGAGGGCGCGCGCCTGCTGCCCGTCGACGGGGCCGAGCGCTTGCGCGTGCGTCGCCTGGAGACCCTGGGCAATGCGGCGCTGGAAATGGGGGTCAAGCTGGTGCTCGAAAAGCGTCGACCCGAGGCCGAGCGCTCGCCGTCGTGGATGGAGCGCTGGACCGTCAACATGGGGCGCGCCCTGGACGCCCTGGAGGCCGCCGACCCGGACGCCGATCGGCTCGACATGGGGGTGCTGACCGCCGGCGTCGCCGTGACCTGGATCGGCTTCCGCCACCCCGACTACGACTGGAAGACCGGCCGTCCCAACCTGGTGGCGCTCCAGGCCGCGCTTGAGCGGCGCCCCAGCTTCGTCGACACCTATCCGGCCTGAGCCTTATTCAGGGGCCTCGGCGAAGGCGGCCAGAAGACGGTAGCGCAGCCGCAGGCCGTCGGCCTCCAGAACCTCGAGCCGCGCACCGCGAAAACCGATGATCCCGCCTTCGCCGAGGTCGTAGGCCACGGCCTGCGTCGCCGGCGGGCCGTCGTCCGTGGTCTCGCGATAGAGGAAGCGCACGCTGTCGCCCGTTCGCCCGTGATAGATCAGCTCCTGGCGGCGCCCGGCCGCGTCCGGCTCGGCGATGCGGACGTCGGCGACCTGCGGCTCGGCGCTCCAGTTGAGGACGCAGCGGCCGGGCGCGATGAAGCCGCGCACGGGGCCTGATCCGTCATTGGCCCGGCAAAGGCCGCCCGAGGCGTAGGGCGCGCTGCCCAGCAGGGGGTCGCGCGCCGTCATGGCGTCCGAGAAGTAATAGGTGAAGCGCCCGTCCTTCAGCCGCGCCCGCAGGCGGCCGGGCGAGACGGTGAATTTCCGGAACAGGATCCCGTCGCCCCAGCTCAGCTCGTTTGCCAGGGCGAGCCCGACGTGGGTCCGCTGCCGGCCCGTCTCCAGCGCGGCCTCGCCGACTTCGACCACGGCGACCGCGTGCAGGGCGGGGCGGTTCACGCTTTCGACGACGGGGGGCAGGGTCTGCGTCGTCGCGCAGCCCGCCAGAAGGGACGCCGAAACGGTCCAGACCCACGCGCGCATCCTCGGCCCCCCGCCGCCTCGCTCCGGACGCGCAGTCGGCCAGCCGCGCGCGCTTCTGTCAATGATCGGGGTTATCTCAACAGTTGCACGCCCTGGAAGACGGCCAGCAGGACCAGCAGGCCGCCGACTGCATAGGCCAGGACCTTGCGCGGCACCTTCTTGACGATCAGCCCCGCGAAGGGGGCGGCGATCAGGCCGCCGACCACCAGGCCGCCGACGGCGGCGGCGTGGTTCTGGAGCGCGTCGGCGTCTTGCCAGTGGCCGCTCACCAGGGCCCAGACGAAGGTGGCCGAGATGGCCACGGTCAGGAAGAATTCGGCCGTGTTGACCGTGCCGATGGCCTTGCGCGGGTCGTGTCCGGCGCCGACCATGGTGGACGACACCGTCGGCCCCCAGCCGCCGCCGCCGATGGCGTCCAGGCAGCCGCCGACCACGCCGATGGGGGCGGTGATCCAGGCGGGCAGGTGGCGCGGCTTCACGTCATGGCCCGCGCGCCACAGGATCCACACCCCGATCAGGGCCAGGTAGGCGACGACGAAGGGCTTGATCACCGTGCTGTCGAGCCCGGTCAGGACATAGGCGCCCAGAACCCCGCCGATGACTCCCGCGATGGTCAGGGGCAGGAACAGCCGCCACTCCACATTGCGGTGCAGGGCGTGGCTGCCCGCCGAGGCGGCGGTGGTGAAGACCTCGGCCGCGTGGACGCTGGCCGAGGCCGTGGCCGGCGGCACCCCCAGGGCCAGCAGCACCGAGGACGAGATCACCCCGTAGGCCATGCCCAGGGCGCCGTCGACCGCCTGGGCCAGGATGCCCACCAGCAGAAACAGGAAGAAAGTGTCCATTCAGCCCCCAGGCCTCATCAGACGCAGGTCGCGGCCCCCGTGGCAATGGCCGCGGCCGCGCTTTGGTTGCGCGCGGTTCAGGCGGCCGGTTCCAGGCGGGCGATGGCGTCCAGCACGTCGCGGCCGCTGTAGGGCTTGATCACCATGGCGGCGGCCAGTTCGGCGTTGTGCGCCGCCGCCGTGACGTCGCCGGACAGGAAGATGACCGGCACGCCCCAGCGCGTCTTCAGGCTGCGGGCCAGATCGACCCCGGTGGTCTCGCCCGACAGGTTGATGTCCAGCAGGGCCAGGTCGACGGGGTGCAGGGCCGTCGCCGCCTCGGCCGTCTCGGCGCTGTGGAAGGGCCCGACCACGCGGTGGCCGGCGGCGTCCAGCGCCTCGGTCAGGGCGGCGGCCGCGTCGGGATCGTCCTCGACCAGCAGCACCGTCAGGGGATCGGCTTCGACCGCTGGAGCATCCTCTTCGCGCGGCGGCGCCTGACGCACCAGCACGGCGCGGACATAGGGCCACAGCTCCGCCGCCGGGCGCTCGGCGTCCAGGTCGAAGATCTTGGCCAGGGCCTTCAATTCCTGCTCCGCCGCCGGCGGCAGGGCGGGCGCGTCGGGCGCCAGCAGCCCGTCATAGAGGGCGCACAGCCGCGCCACGTCCTTGTCTTCATGAACCGTCTCAGGGGCCATTCGCTGTCTCCTGTCTCGTTTCAGCCAGGGTCGAGCTAGGGGCTTTGGCGAGGGGAAGGAACCCGCCTGACGGCATCGTTAGATCCGCTCACAATCGCGACAGCCCGGAAAATCCCACCTTCGCATTGCAGGGAATTAACGAGCCAAACTTATCGACCGTCGATATTTTTACAGTCGGGGCGGGGAGGATCATCGCCATGAAGAACGCCTTATTGCGCGGCCTGAGCCTGGCCTGCGCCCTGACCTTGGCGGGGGGCGCGGCGGCTTCGGCGGCTTCGGCGGACAAGGCCTGCGGGGCCGGGGTCTGGAGGACGGCGGACGGGCGCGCCGTTTCCCTGTGGGGCACGACCAGCGGCAAGCTGCGCTGGCGCACCATGGACGGACGCAGCGCCCTGATCACCGGCACGGGGGCCGAAACGCGCGCCACGCGCGGCTGGACCGGCGAGCCCGATCCCACGCCGCTGGCGCTCGGCGACTGCGCCCAGGGGCTGACCTCGTTCGACGGCCAGCCGGTCGAACGGGTGGAGCTCGAGATCATCGAGACGCGCTTCCAGGGGGCCGGCGAGGCCCTGGCCGGGCGGCTGATCCTGCCGCCGGGCGACGGACCGGCGCCCATCCTGGTCGAGGTGCACGGCTCGGGCGACTACAGCGCCCTCGACTTCAACGCCATGCAGCACCTGGACCCGGCGGCGGGCGTCGGCCTGTTCGTCTATGACAAGCGCGGCACCGGCGCCTCGACCGGAACCTACACCCAGGACTTCGCCGTCCTGGCCGCCGACGCGGCGGCGGCGGTGCGCGAGGCGCGCCGCCTGGCCGGAAACCGAGCGGGCCGGGTCGGCCTGCGGGGGCTCAGCCAGGGCGGCTGGGTGGCGCCGCTGGCGGCGGCCCAGGCGCCGGTGGACTTCATCATCGTCGGCTACGGCCTGGCCGTCAGCCCGCTGGAGGAGAACCGCGCCCAGACGGTGCTGGGCGTGGCCGAGGCCGGCTTCGACGCCGAGGCCCAGCGCAAGGCGGGCCTGCTGGCCGATGCGGCGGGCGAGGTGATCGCCTCGGGCTTCCGTTCGGGCTTCGCCGAGCTGAACGCCTTGAAGCGCCAGTGGCGCCGCGAGCCGTGGTTCCCCCACGCCAAGGGGGAGTTCACCGGCGAGATCGCCCGCTATCCCGAGGCGGCGCTGCGGCTGGCGGGGCCCAAGCGCGACAAGGGCACGCCCTGGCGGCACGACCCCCTGCCGCCGCTGCGCGCGCTGGACGTTCCGGTGCTGTGGATCCTGGCCGGGGCTGACCGCGACGCCCCGCCCGAGGCGACGCGCGCCCTGCTGAGCGCCCTCCAGGTCGAGGGCGAGGCCATCACCCTGGCCGAGTTCCCGGACACGGACCACGGCATGGCCGAGTTCGTCCAGGCGCCGGACGGGACCCGCACCAACATCCGCCAGGCCGAGGGCTACTACGCCATGATGTCGGATTTCGCCCTCGGCCGGTCGCTGGAGCAGGGCCGATACGGCCGCGCTGCGATCGCCTTTCCGCGCGCCGCGCCCTGAAGGATCGACGATGGACTTGGGTCGGTTCTCTGCCGTAGAGAAGCCGACCCTTTCCTCTCGGAGACAGCCGTTGCGACTGCCCCAGGCCCGGCTCGATCAGGTGCTCGACCGCTTCCACCAGGTGGAGGCGCGCATGGGCGCGGCCTCGGACGGGGCCGAGATCGTGCGCCTGTCCAAAGAGCACGCCGAGCTGAAGCCGGTGGCCGACGCGGTCCAGGCCCTGGCCCGCGCCCGCGTCGAGGTCGAGGACCTCAAGGCCATGGCCGCCGATCCGGAGATGGCCGCCCTGGCCGCCGACGAACTGGACGCCCTCAACGACCGCCTGCCGGGCTTGGAGCGCGAGGTCGCGCTTCTGCTGGCCCCGCGCGACGCCGATGAGAACGCCTCGGCCGTGCTGGAGGTGCGCGCCGGCACCGGGGGGACGAGGCGGCCCTGTTCGCCGGCGACCTGTTCCGCATGTATTCCCGCTACGCCCAGACGCGCGGCTGGCGGGTCGAGATCGACAGCGCCACCGAGGGCGACGCGGGCGGCTTCAAGGAGATCATCGCCACCGTCAGCGGCGAGGGCGTGTTCGGCCGCCTCAAGTTCGAGAGCGGGGTCCACCGCGTCCAGCGCGTGCCGACGACCGAGGCGGGCGGCCGCATCCACACTTCGGCGGCCACGGTCGCCGTCCTGCCCGAGGTCGAGGACGTCGAGATCGAGATCCTCGACAAGGATATCCGCATCGACACCTACCGCTCGTCCGGCGCGGGCGGCCAGCACGTCAACAAGACCGACTCGGCGGTGCGCATCACCCACCTGCCGACGGGCATCGTCGCCACCTCCTCCGAGAAGTCGCAGCACGTGAACCGCGACAAGGCGATGAAGAACCTGCGCGTGCGCCTCTACGACATGCAGCGCCAGGCCAAGGACGCCGCCCGCTCGGACGCGCGCAAGTCGCAGGTCGGCTCGGGCGACCGCTCCGAGCGCATCCGCACCTACAACTTCCCGCAGGGGCGGGTGACCGATCACCGCATCGGCCTGACCCTGCACAGCCTGCCGCAGATCCTCGAGGGCGACCTCGACCCCATGCTCAACGCCCTGATCGCCGAGGACCAGGCCGCCCGCCTGGCCGACCTGGAAGCTGAACTCGCCTGACGTCTAGGGCCGGGCGAGATAGGCCGCGCCTTGCGCGCCGATCAGCTCGACCAGGTCGCCCATCACCAGCTCGAGGTCGATCAGATGCAGGCCCATGGCCTCGTCGCGCTCGCCCTGGAACAGAAAGTCGCCGCCCAGGACAAAGTCGTCGTCGGCGCCCGCCTGACTGATCGACAGATAGGCGGCGCCGTCTTCCCTGACGCAGGCGGCGGTCAGGCCGCGCGGCGCGACGAAGGGGGCGGCGTCCGGCGCTGCGACGCGTGGCGGCGCCGAGAACCACGGAATGATGGTCGTCCCATCGGCGGCGAAATAGGCTTTCAGCGGCGCTCGCCCGCCCGCGAGCGCGGCGGGATTGACGCACAGGGCGCGTTCGCCCGCCTCCAGCGCGCCTTCATAGGCCTCGGGCGGCGGGGCCTCGGCGCGGAAGCTGTTGAAAGCGACGACGCAGCCGGTCTGGATCTTCGCGCGGCAGGCGGGAAGGGTCTTGAAGGTCCCGCCGACGTCCTGCCCCGCCGGAGCGGTGACGAAGCTGCCCGGCAGGATGGCCGAGACCAGGCGGTCGCCCAGCGCCTGTCCGTCCATCTGGTCGCGGATCAGCCCCTGCAGGATCAGGGCGCCTTGCGAGTGGCCGATCAGGACGACGCCCCGTCCCGCGTTGTCGTGCTCCAGATAGCGCGCCCAGGCGGCGGCCACGTCGTCTTCGGCCAGGGCCATGGCGGCGGGCAAGTCGGGCGTCCGGCCGCCCTCCAGACGGCGTTTCATGTCGCTGACGGTCAGCTGGCGATACAGGGGCGCATAGAGGCGGCAGACCGAGCGCAGCCGCGCCAGCTGCAGCCGCACCGTCCGCGCCTCGTCCTCGGTCACGGCGATGGGGGCGCTGTCGCCCGGCGCGGTCGAGATGGTCGGATAGACGTAGAAGCAGTCGATCGCCGGGTCGCTGTGGGGCGAGGGGAGGGGCCCCGCCTCGGCGGTCGACAGATCGACGGTGCAGGCGTCGTCGCGGCCGGGGCGGCAGATCCAGGCGCTGTCCAGAGCGTAGTCGGGCGGCGTCGGCGCCTGCGCCCGAGCCGAGGCGCTCGAGGCCAGCAGGGCCAGGGCGGCGGTTGCGGCCCAGACCGAGGCCCGCACGGCGGACTCTTTCCGAGGTTTGCGCACTGACTCGACTCCCGCTGAGCGGAGGGTGAAGACTGATCGGGGCTGATCAGGCTGGGCCGTCTTCGGCCGCCACGAGCGGAGGGTCATCGGCGGTTTCCAGCGCGGGATCCTGCTCCTTGTCTGTCAGGGGGTCGGGCGAGGACAGCGCCGG
The nucleotide sequence above comes from Brevundimonas naejangsanensis. Encoded proteins:
- the ispG gene encoding flavodoxin-dependent (E)-4-hydroxy-3-methylbut-2-enyl-diphosphate synthase gives rise to the protein MSDSSALGHIRPWRHIERRQSRQIMVGSVPVGGGAPISVQSMTNTPTADAAATLAQIRQLEEAGADIVRVSCPDEDSTAAFKTIARAARVPLVADIHFHYRRGIEAAEAGAACLRINPGNIGSIARVKEVVQAARDHGCSMRIGVNAGSLEKELLEKYGEPCPDAMVESALNHARILQDLDFHEFKISVKASDPFLTVAAYQQLAEAIDCPLHLGVTEAGPLRTGTIKSAIGMGNMLWAGIGDTIRVSLAADPVEEIKVGFDILKSLGLRHRGVNIIACPSCARQGFNVIETVAILEEKLAHVSTAMSLSIIGCVVNGPGEALYTDVGFTGGGAGSGMLYLNGKIAHKQANDGMIDEIVAQVEAKAAELDAARAAQAAALKAAE
- a CDS encoding alpha/beta hydrolase family protein, whose product is MKNALLRGLSLACALTLAGGAAASAASADKACGAGVWRTADGRAVSLWGTTSGKLRWRTMDGRSALITGTGAETRATRGWTGEPDPTPLALGDCAQGLTSFDGQPVERVELEIIETRFQGAGEALAGRLILPPGDGPAPILVEVHGSGDYSALDFNAMQHLDPAAGVGLFVYDKRGTGASTGTYTQDFAVLAADAAAAVREARRLAGNRAGRVGLRGLSQGGWVAPLAAAQAPVDFIIVGYGLAVSPLEENRAQTVLGVAEAGFDAEAQRKAGLLADAAGEVIASGFRSGFAELNALKRQWRREPWFPHAKGEFTGEIARYPEAALRLAGPKRDKGTPWRHDPLPPLRALDVPVLWILAGADRDAPPEATRALLSALQVEGEAITLAEFPDTDHGMAEFVQAPDGTRTNIRQAEGYYAMMSDFALGRSLEQGRYGRAAIAFPRAAP
- a CDS encoding response regulator produces the protein MAPETVHEDKDVARLCALYDGLLAPDAPALPPAAEQELKALAKIFDLDAERPAAELWPYVRAVLVRQAPPREEDAPAVEADPLTVLLVEDDPDAAAALTEALDAAGHRVVGPFHSAETAEAATALHPVDLALLDINLSGETTGVDLARSLKTRWGVPVIFLSGDVTAAAHNAELAAAMVIKPYSGRDVLDAIARLEPAA
- a CDS encoding DUF3089 domain-containing protein, which translates into the protein MRASVWAATAALALLASSASARAQAPTPPDYALDSAWICRPGRDDACTVDLSTAEAGPLPSPHSDPAIDCFYVYPTISTAPGDSAPIAVTEDEARTVRLQLARLRSVCRLYAPLYRQLTVSDMKRRLEGGRTPDLPAAMALAEDDVAAAWARYLEHDNAGRGVVLIGHSQGALILQGLIRDQMDGQALGDRLVSAILPGSFVTAPAGQDVGGTFKTLPACRAKIQTGCVVAFNSFRAEAPPPEAYEGALEAGERALCVNPAALAGGRAPLKAYFAADGTTIIPWFSAPPRVAAPDAAPFVAPRGLTAACVREDGAAYLSISQAGADDDFVLGGDFLFQGERDEAMGLHLIDLELVMGDLVELIGAQGAAYLARP
- a CDS encoding helix-turn-helix domain-containing protein, translating into MEQDRHAAPSLEDSRDGTLDETQDETLGAALRAARLASGLSMAQLSTLTRVHPRFLTALEQGEFAVLPSRIFSIGYVRAYAAALGLDELTAVERFKREFPDAAVPLQAPTGAAFQQMRRSSPKILAVAGAVVVAVIGWNVFQRLNRIEPPHPSDLVAVPRNWAAEADAEAGRPLYLGAPRAAPPDQTTPALYVTPGLEAELTGVDPDDPNAPAPPAPPVQAAFNPRGAIYGASATASQVILQARKPAILVIRQGDGRVLFARQLAAGESWRAPPNVAATVDTPDPASFDIYLNGEHGGVLTAPQTPLGQLNSRAQAAARQSEVRAVAAETRARAPTIAPAAPSGPQPYQPLPAPAATPAAAPPEG
- a CDS encoding glutathione S-transferase N-terminal domain-containing protein, producing MKLYITTPSPFARKVRIVAREKGLSERIEEIVVDPYGNAPELLATNPVVQVPTLVAEDGLAVTDSPVICEYLDALGEGARLLPVDGAERLRVRRLETLGNAALEMGVKLVLEKRRPEAERSPSWMERWTVNMGRALDALEAADPDADRLDMGVLTAGVAVTWIGFRHPDYDWKTGRPNLVALQAALERRPSFVDTYPA
- a CDS encoding sulfite exporter TauE/SafE family protein — translated: MDTFFLFLLVGILAQAVDGALGMAYGVISSSVLLALGVPPATASASVHAAEVFTTAASAGSHALHRNVEWRLFLPLTIAGVIGGVLGAYVLTGLDSTVIKPFVVAYLALIGVWILWRAGHDVKPRHLPAWITAPIGVVGGCLDAIGGGGWGPTVSSTMVGAGHDPRKAIGTVNTAEFFLTVAISATFVWALVSGHWQDADALQNHAAAVGGLVVGGLIAAPFAGLIVKKVPRKVLAYAVGGLLVLLAVFQGVQLLR